A genomic region of Zea mays cultivar B73 chromosome 6, Zm-B73-REFERENCE-NAM-5.0, whole genome shotgun sequence contains the following coding sequences:
- the LOC103629296 gene encoding polygalacturonase inhibitor, translating into MAAASSSQQPPRLLVLVAVSCLLLQSAITSSSAESSMQCHEEDQEALLAVNSALGSPYHFASWTPDTFCCDWYDVDCDNVTGRVVGLTVFGDGNLTGAIPDAIANLTNLRTLVLRHLPGISGGIPVSLAQLANLTQLTISSTGVSGPVPSFLSQLTELTLLDLSFNSLDGAIPETLADLPALSSIDLSRNRLSGPVPPLLLSKYVDDQAAYLMLSHNNLSGSIPAGFASVSFAYLDLSRNAFAGDASGVFGKGKPLQHLDLSRNGFAFSLTAVDLPEQLAYLDLSHNAIRGRIPAQVADLAGLQLFNVSYNKMCGVVPTGGSMAKFDAYSYQHNKCLCGTPLPACGHRYY; encoded by the coding sequence atggccgccgcctcctcctcgcAGCAACCACCGCGCCTGCTAGTACTCGTGGCGGTCTCGTGTCTCCTCCTGCAGAGTGCCATCACCAGCAGCTCGGcggagtcgtcgatgcagtgccaCGAGGAGGACCAGGAGGCGCTGCTGGCCGTGAACTCCGCGCTGGGCAGCCCCTACCACTTCGCGTCGTGGACGCCCGACACCTTTTGCTGCGACTGGTACGACGTGGACTGCGACAACGTCACGGGCCGCGTCGTCGGCCTCACCGTGTTCGGCGACGGCAACCTGACGGGCGCCATCCCGGACGCCATCGCCAACCTGACCAACCTCCGCACGTTGGTCCTGCGCCACCTCCCGGGCATCTCCGGCGGCATCCCGGTCTCGCTCGCGCAGCTCGCCAACCTCACCCAGCTCACCATCTCCTCCACCGGCGTCTCCGGCCCGGTGCCGTCGTTCCTGTCGCAGCTAACGGAGCTCACCCTCCTAGACCTCTCCTTCAACTCCCTCGACGGCGCCATCCCGGAGACGCTCGCCGACCTCCCCGCCCTCTCCAGCATCGACCTCAGCCGCAACCGCCTCTCGGGCCCCGTCCCGCCGCTGCTCCTAAGCAAGTACGTCGACGACCAGGCGGCGTACCTCATGCTGTCGCACAACAACCTCTCCGGCAGCATCCCCGCCGGGTTCGCCTCCGTCAGCTTCGCGTACCTGGACCTGTCGCGCAACGCCTTCGCCGGCGACGCGTCGGGCGTGTTCGGCAAGGGGAAGCCGCTGCAGCACTTGGACCTCTCCCGCAACGGCTTCGCCTTCAGCCTCACGGCCGTGGACCTGCCGGAGCAGCTGGCGTACCTGGACCTGAGCCACAACGCCATCCGCGGCCGCATCCCGGCGCAGGTGGCCGACCTCGCCGGGCTGCAGCTGTTCAACGTCAGCTACAACAAGATGTGCGGCGTGGTGCCCACGGGAGGGAGCATGGCCAAGTTCGACGCCTACAgctaccagcacaacaagtgcctcTGCGGCACGCCGCTGCCGGCATGCGGCCACCGTTACTATTGA